A single window of Desulfovibrio sp. G11 DNA harbors:
- the secA gene encoding preprotein translocase subunit SecA gives MFGFLFKKIFGSKNDRYLRRLRSQVQSINALEPQMQELADEDFAARILQYKKAVQEDGQSLDALLPEVFALVREASRRVLGMRHYDMQLIGGMVLHKGKIAEMKTGEGKTLVATLPVVLNALSGKGVHVVTVNDYLAKRDAAWMGQLYGFLGLSTGVIVHGLDDDERKQQYESDITYGTNNEFGFDYLRDNMKFYGHQLVQRGHNYAIVDEVDSILIDEARTPLIISGASDESVGMYRIVDEVVCKLRPEHYTVDEKARTAMLTDEGVAYCEEMLKLDNLFDPANITAQHHVLQSLKAHQVFKRDVDYIVQDDQVVIVDEFTGRLMAGRRYSDGLHQALEAKEGVTIAAENQTLASITFQNYFRLYDKLSGMTGTADTEAVEFHQIYNLEVISIPPNRPMQRKDYPDLIYRSRQEKFDAIVEAITELHKNRQPVLVGTISIETSEMLSHRLSKLGVPHNVLNAKQHEKEAEIVAQAGQPGKVTIATNMAGRGTDIVLGEGVVDLGGLHILGTERHESRRIDNQLRGRSGRQGDPGSSRFYLSLEDDLMRLFGSDRIKGLMEKLGLRDGEAIENAMVTRAVEGAQKRVEAHHFEVRKTLLDYDNVMNQQREVIYALRRELMVEEDLDPVMDEFMNDVLDDVYSTLDGVPVDDHNGLRETAFARLRDVFNLDRVLPENAHLPEREECEPLIRKVLEELRSETGDSYRDIQRYFMLEELDRCWKEHLRNMDALRDGIGLRGYGQRDPKLEYKREGFEMFQAMLFQIRENVFRALSRVRVAPAETAPVEAIEIAPETEEAQGQPLAREYRHKEDRGQLSYSGGGNAEDARNTPAKAAPRIGRNDPCPCGSGRKYKKCCGADK, from the coding sequence ATGTTCGGCTTTCTTTTCAAAAAAATATTCGGCAGCAAGAACGACCGGTATCTGCGCCGTCTGCGCTCCCAGGTACAGAGCATCAATGCTCTTGAGCCTCAAATGCAGGAACTGGCGGACGAAGACTTTGCCGCCCGCATCCTCCAGTACAAAAAGGCCGTGCAGGAAGACGGCCAGAGCCTTGATGCCCTGCTGCCCGAAGTATTCGCCCTGGTGCGCGAAGCATCGCGACGCGTGCTCGGCATGCGCCACTATGATATGCAGCTTATAGGTGGCATGGTGCTGCACAAGGGCAAGATCGCCGAAATGAAAACAGGCGAAGGCAAAACCCTGGTCGCCACACTGCCCGTGGTACTCAACGCCCTGTCGGGCAAGGGTGTGCATGTGGTCACGGTCAACGACTATCTGGCCAAGCGTGACGCGGCCTGGATGGGTCAGCTTTACGGTTTCCTGGGGCTGAGCACAGGCGTCATCGTTCACGGCCTGGACGACGACGAGCGCAAGCAGCAGTACGAGTCTGATATCACCTACGGCACCAACAACGAATTCGGCTTTGACTACCTGCGCGACAACATGAAGTTTTATGGGCACCAGCTGGTACAGCGCGGGCACAACTATGCCATCGTTGACGAAGTGGACTCCATCCTTATTGACGAAGCCCGTACGCCCCTCATCATTTCCGGCGCGTCCGACGAGTCGGTGGGCATGTACCGGATTGTGGACGAGGTGGTGTGCAAGCTGCGGCCCGAACACTATACCGTAGACGAAAAAGCCCGCACCGCCATGCTCACCGATGAGGGCGTGGCCTACTGCGAAGAGATGCTCAAACTGGATAATCTGTTTGATCCCGCCAACATCACCGCACAGCACCACGTGCTGCAATCGCTCAAAGCCCATCAGGTGTTCAAGCGCGATGTGGACTACATTGTGCAGGACGATCAGGTCGTAATTGTTGACGAATTTACCGGCCGCCTCATGGCGGGCCGCCGCTATTCCGATGGACTGCACCAGGCACTGGAGGCCAAGGAAGGCGTGACCATCGCCGCCGAAAACCAGACCCTCGCCTCCATCACCTTCCAGAACTATTTTCGTCTGTACGACAAGCTTTCAGGCATGACGGGTACAGCCGACACAGAAGCCGTGGAATTTCACCAGATATACAATCTGGAAGTTATTTCCATTCCGCCCAACCGGCCCATGCAGCGCAAGGACTATCCCGACCTCATCTACCGCAGCCGTCAGGAAAAATTCGACGCCATTGTCGAGGCCATCACCGAACTGCATAAAAACCGCCAGCCTGTTCTGGTGGGGACCATTTCCATCGAAACGTCCGAAATGCTTTCACATCGCCTGAGCAAGCTCGGGGTCCCCCACAACGTGCTCAATGCCAAGCAACATGAAAAAGAAGCGGAAATCGTGGCCCAGGCCGGCCAGCCCGGCAAAGTCACCATTGCCACCAACATGGCCGGGCGCGGTACGGACATTGTGCTTGGCGAAGGCGTAGTGGACTTGGGCGGCCTGCATATCCTCGGAACAGAAAGACACGAAAGCCGCCGCATCGACAACCAGTTGCGCGGGCGCTCCGGACGTCAGGGCGACCCCGGCTCCTCACGTTTCTACCTGTCGCTTGAAGATGACCTCATGCGCCTCTTCGGTTCTGACCGCATCAAGGGCCTGATGGAAAAACTGGGGCTGCGTGACGGCGAAGCCATTGAAAACGCCATGGTCACCCGCGCGGTTGAGGGCGCACAAAAACGCGTGGAAGCCCATCACTTTGAGGTCCGCAAAACCCTGCTGGACTATGACAACGTCATGAACCAGCAGCGCGAGGTCATCTACGCCCTGCGCCGTGAGCTTATGGTTGAGGAAGACCTTGACCCGGTGATGGACGAATTCATGAACGACGTGCTTGATGACGTGTACAGCACACTGGACGGCGTGCCTGTAGACGATCACAACGGCCTGCGTGAAACCGCCTTCGCCCGCCTGCGCGATGTCTTCAACCTGGACCGCGTACTGCCCGAAAATGCGCACCTGCCCGAACGTGAGGAATGTGAACCCCTGATACGTAAGGTACTGGAAGAGCTGCGCTCTGAAACCGGCGACAGTTACCGCGACATCCAGCGCTACTTTATGCTGGAAGAACTCGACCGCTGCTGGAAAGAACACCTGCGCAACATGGACGCCCTGCGCGACGGCATCGGCCTGCGCGGCTACGGCCAGCGTGACCCCAAACTGGAATACAAGCGCGAAGGCTTTGAAATGTTTCAGGCCATGCTGTTCCAGATTCGCGAAAACGTGTTCCGCGCTCTCAGCCGTGTGCGTGTAGCCCCGGCTGAAACCGCGCCCGTGGAAGCCATAGAGATCGCTCCGGAAACTGAAGAAGCTCAGGGCCAGCCCCTGGCGCGTGAATACCGCCACAAGGAAGACAGGGGCCAGCTCTCCTATTCCGGCGGCGGCAATGCCGAAGATGCACGCAATACCCCGGCAAAGGCCGCTCCCCGCATTGGCCGGAATGATCCCTGCCCCTGCGGCAGCGGCAGAAAATATAAAAAATGTTGCGGTGCGGACAAGTAA
- a CDS encoding molybdenum cofactor biosynthesis protein MoaE encodes MDINKTLQELKSRPGFTDHVGMMLVHNGVVRGWSRNDHSTVASVHITPDREKMAAIVHEMEQRPGIFAIVADAEEGLLKPGDDVLFLVVAGDIRENVKATFAELLDRIKAEAVIKQENFEI; translated from the coding sequence ATGGATATTAACAAAACTCTTCAGGAACTCAAATCCCGCCCCGGGTTCACCGACCATGTGGGCATGATGCTTGTTCATAATGGCGTGGTGCGCGGCTGGTCCCGCAATGACCACAGCACCGTCGCCTCTGTGCACATCACTCCGGACAGGGAAAAAATGGCAGCCATCGTCCACGAGATGGAGCAGCGCCCCGGCATTTTTGCCATTGTGGCCGATGCCGAAGAAGGCCTGCTCAAACCCGGCGACGACGTGCTTTTTCTTGTGGTTGCCGGAGACATACGCGAAAACGTCAAGGCAACTTTTGCCGAACTGCTGGACAGAATCAAGGCCGAAGCCGTCATCAAGCAGGAAAACTTCGAAATCTGA
- a CDS encoding AEC family transporter, producing MLETIIMALLPIVVTLLLGLLAGWRHDFSQDQASVLNRMVMLYALPMLLFAGILGTPLEEVLKNAQVFLWIAIGMAGGFVLVFLISRFVFRSDVKLAALRGLAIAGPAVPFVGTPVLGMLFPVEADLAIAAGSILMNLVQVPLALVFLVGGSDSDSSGQKKNPAAIVFGSIANAVKQPVVWAPVLAFVLLLAGLDMPKVLKGSFLLLGQATGGVALFAVGAVLFAQKVSVSLPVIVNVICKNILLPGLILLVMIWLAVPGAERGLVAVTLAIPTASIAVIFAVEYKSGEQEMASTLFWSTILSVITMGGFIWLT from the coding sequence ATGCTCGAAACAATAATCATGGCCCTGCTGCCCATTGTCGTGACCCTGCTGCTGGGCCTTCTGGCCGGATGGCGGCACGACTTCAGCCAGGACCAGGCCTCTGTGCTCAATCGCATGGTCATGCTTTATGCCCTGCCCATGCTCCTCTTTGCAGGGATTCTCGGCACGCCGCTTGAAGAAGTGCTCAAAAATGCGCAGGTCTTCCTGTGGATCGCCATCGGCATGGCCGGAGGCTTTGTGCTTGTTTTTCTGATTTCCCGCTTTGTCTTCCGGTCTGATGTAAAGCTCGCGGCCTTGCGCGGCCTGGCTATCGCCGGCCCTGCCGTGCCTTTTGTGGGAACTCCGGTTCTGGGCATGCTTTTTCCCGTGGAGGCCGATCTCGCCATCGCCGCGGGCAGCATCCTCATGAATCTTGTTCAGGTGCCGCTGGCCCTCGTTTTTCTTGTAGGCGGGAGCGACAGCGATTCTTCCGGGCAGAAAAAAAATCCGGCGGCCATTGTATTCGGCAGTATCGCCAATGCGGTCAAGCAGCCTGTGGTATGGGCGCCGGTGCTGGCGTTTGTACTGCTGCTGGCCGGACTGGACATGCCCAAAGTACTTAAAGGCTCATTTCTGCTGCTGGGGCAGGCCACGGGCGGTGTCGCCCTGTTTGCCGTGGGCGCGGTGCTTTTTGCCCAGAAGGTAAGCGTGTCCCTGCCGGTAATCGTCAATGTCATCTGCAAGAACATCCTGCTGCCCGGCCTTATCCTTCTGGTCATGATATGGCTGGCGGTTCCCGGTGCGGAACGCGGGCTGGTCGCTGTAACCCTGGCTATTCCCACTGCCTCCATTGCCGTTATTTTTGCCGTGGAATATAAGTCCGGCGAACAGGAAATGGCCTCTACCCTGTTCTGGAGCACCATACTCTCCGTAATAACAATGGGCGGATTCATCTGGCTGACCTAG
- the mdlC gene encoding benzoylformate decarboxylase encodes MAKTIRQVTFELLRQLGITTIFGNPGSTEETFLKDFPKDFRYIQTLQEASAVGAADGYAQATRKPALVNVHTSAGLCNAMSNILTASMNKTPLIITAGNQTREMLLMEPWLTNVEPAELPKPWVKWSYEPVRAEDVPAAFMRAYAMAMQPPTGPVFLSIPLDDWDKPALGEPVARSLAGRVGPDPKRLAEFADLLSKAKNPALIYGAAIARGDGWKQAVALAEKLNAKVWAAPASERPPFPETHPLYAGGLPFAIGPLAKKLEGHDVAIVIGAPVFRYYPYVEGQYIPDGLRLLHISDDPAETGRAPVGDSMLCDAVLALEALETLVQARSATCEVCRQPHCMAPHAAAPAAAPGKVMTALELFKTLRECTPAEAVLVEESPSNLGELHTAWPVERPDSFYTFASGSLGWNLPASVGIALAERDSGRNRPVVAIIGDGSMQYSVQGLWTAAQQGLPILFVIPRNGEYAILKSFAVLEETPGVPGLDLPGLDTVAIAKGYGCEAIRVETVDEVRKVCVEAFKRSGPTLIEVPIVPTIPPLL; translated from the coding sequence ATGGCAAAAACCATTCGTCAGGTCACATTTGAACTTTTACGCCAGCTGGGCATTACCACAATCTTTGGCAACCCCGGCTCAACTGAAGAAACATTTTTGAAAGATTTTCCTAAAGATTTCAGATATATTCAGACTCTTCAAGAAGCTTCAGCCGTGGGCGCCGCCGACGGCTATGCCCAGGCAACACGTAAGCCCGCACTGGTAAACGTGCACACTTCTGCCGGTCTTTGCAATGCCATGAGCAATATTCTTACTGCCAGCATGAACAAGACGCCTCTCATTATTACAGCTGGCAACCAGACGCGCGAAATGCTCCTTATGGAGCCGTGGCTCACCAACGTGGAGCCTGCCGAACTGCCCAAGCCCTGGGTCAAGTGGAGCTACGAACCTGTACGCGCCGAAGATGTGCCTGCCGCCTTCATGCGAGCCTATGCCATGGCCATGCAGCCCCCGACCGGGCCTGTTTTCCTCTCCATTCCGCTTGATGACTGGGACAAGCCTGCACTGGGCGAACCCGTGGCACGCAGCCTTGCCGGCCGCGTTGGGCCGGACCCCAAACGCCTGGCCGAATTTGCCGACCTGCTCTCCAAGGCCAAAAATCCCGCTCTCATCTACGGCGCGGCCATTGCCAGGGGAGACGGCTGGAAACAGGCCGTGGCCCTGGCTGAAAAACTCAATGCCAAGGTATGGGCCGCCCCCGCCTCGGAGCGCCCGCCCTTCCCCGAAACCCATCCGCTGTACGCTGGCGGCCTGCCCTTTGCCATCGGGCCGCTAGCCAAAAAGCTTGAAGGGCACGATGTGGCCATTGTGATCGGCGCGCCCGTATTCCGTTATTATCCGTATGTTGAGGGCCAGTATATTCCTGACGGTCTGCGCCTGCTGCATATTTCCGATGACCCCGCAGAAACGGGCCGCGCGCCGGTGGGCGACAGCATGCTGTGCGATGCGGTGCTGGCCCTGGAAGCGCTGGAAACGCTGGTGCAGGCGCGCTCTGCCACATGCGAAGTCTGCAGGCAGCCCCATTGTATGGCTCCCCATGCAGCCGCTCCTGCTGCGGCCCCCGGCAAGGTGATGACCGCCCTGGAACTTTTCAAGACGCTGCGCGAATGCACACCCGCTGAAGCTGTGCTGGTGGAAGAATCTCCCTCCAACCTGGGCGAACTGCATACGGCATGGCCGGTGGAACGTCCTGACTCTTTCTATACTTTTGCCAGCGGCAGCCTGGGCTGGAACCTGCCCGCCAGCGTGGGCATCGCCCTTGCCGAGCGCGACAGCGGGCGCAACCGCCCGGTAGTCGCCATTATCGGCGACGGCTCCATGCAGTATTCTGTTCAGGGACTGTGGACAGCGGCACAGCAGGGACTGCCCATCCTTTTTGTCATACCGAGAAACGGCGAATACGCCATTCTGAAGTCTTTTGCCGTTCTGGAAGAAACCCCCGGCGTCCCGGGCCTTGACCTGCCGGGCCTTGATACGGTTGCCATCGCCAAGGGCTACGGTTGCGAAGCCATACGCGTTGAAACCGTCGACGAAGTGCGCAAGGTTTGCGTCGAAGCTTTCAAACGCTCCGGCCCCACCCTTATAGAAGTGCCCATCGTCCCCACCATCCCGCCCCTGCTTTAG
- a CDS encoding DVU0772 family protein: MSQLKDFALYDIDWNLTPEHAVTMYLEWGNNDWHSEYPPVRSKDDVAHYFVVDSWQSPPMVRLVRRNSERADDLISLPLPKNLMDDFRKEHGEWRGISAPTPAVRSWLKHELEQE; encoded by the coding sequence ATGTCGCAACTAAAGGACTTCGCACTTTACGATATAGACTGGAACCTGACCCCCGAGCACGCCGTCACGATGTATCTTGAATGGGGTAATAACGACTGGCATTCGGAGTATCCTCCGGTTCGTTCCAAGGATGACGTGGCTCACTATTTTGTGGTGGACAGCTGGCAAAGCCCCCCCATGGTCCGTCTGGTACGACGCAATTCAGAAAGGGCCGACGATCTCATAAGTCTGCCGCTGCCCAAGAACCTGATGGATGATTTTCGCAAGGAACACGGCGAGTGGCGCGGCATCAGCGCTCCTACTCCGGCGGTCAGGTCTTGGCTCAAGCATGAGCTTGAGCAGGAGTAA
- the mgtA gene encoding magnesium-translocating P-type ATPase produces MPMFFTFSNKNQSVRPHKGQWAARSTEQNIDALFAKFGSGQYGLTENDALSRLEAEGRNEVARERVPNPLVQLLRAFNNPFIYVLLIISAVSFYSDYWLPLQTGEETDGTGVTIIVTMVLISGIMRFWQEFRSNKAAQALQAMVHTTATVTRRNAQNEPETREIPLDELVRGDVVRLSAGDMIPADIRLLDSRDLFVSQAVLTGESLPVEKYDTLSAVAEKCAHAEGASGQALDSRNMCFMGTNVVSGTATALVVATGARTYFGSLAKNIVGSRAQTAFDKGVNSVSWLLIRFMLLMVPVVFLINGFTKGDWSDAFMFALAIAVGLTPEMLPMIVSANLAKGAVAMSRRKVVVKRLNAIQNFGAMDILCTDKTGTLTQDKIILERHVNPLGFMDDSVLELAWLNSFHQSGMKNLMDRAIVHYGDTAENGLPKHLRKVDELPFDFVRRRLSVIVAESDTEHLLVCKGAVEEMLSIASSVYVQGKVVAMDEQWRERLMDLTRSYNRDGFRVLALGTKVFRGSEVREQYTTAAEGNLAIRGFLTFLDPPKDSAGPAIAALREHGVTVKVLTGDTPVITAKICHDVGLEPGTVLIGNDVDAMSDTELLAACDSHDVFAKLTPMQKSRIIKTLQQGGHTVGFLGDGINDAPGLRDADVGISVDTAADIAKESADIILLEKSLMVLEQGVIKGRETFGNIMKYLNMTASSNFGNVFSVLVASAFIPFLPMLPVQLLLQNLMYDFSQLSLPWDTVDKEFLQKPRKWDAKNIGRFMVWIGPTSSIFDITTYALMWFVFGAASVEMQSLFQSGWFVEGLLSQTLVVHMLRTRKIPFVQSTAALPVLLLTGAVMALGIYIPFSPLGGLVGLQPLPWSYFPWLVATLLCYCCVAQGMKVIYMRRFGRWY; encoded by the coding sequence ATGCCCATGTTTTTCACTTTTTCTAACAAGAACCAGTCTGTGCGGCCCCATAAGGGCCAATGGGCCGCCCGGTCCACAGAACAGAACATTGATGCACTTTTCGCAAAATTCGGCAGCGGGCAATACGGTCTGACCGAAAACGATGCCCTCAGCCGTCTGGAGGCCGAAGGCCGCAACGAAGTTGCCCGTGAACGCGTCCCCAATCCTCTGGTGCAGTTGCTCCGGGCTTTCAACAATCCGTTCATCTACGTCTTGCTCATCATAAGCGCCGTCAGCTTTTACAGCGATTACTGGCTTCCTCTCCAGACCGGAGAAGAAACCGATGGCACGGGCGTAACCATCATTGTGACCATGGTGCTGATCAGCGGCATCATGCGTTTCTGGCAGGAATTCCGGTCTAACAAGGCTGCCCAAGCCCTGCAGGCCATGGTGCACACCACCGCTACGGTTACCCGCCGCAACGCGCAAAATGAGCCGGAAACCAGAGAGATCCCGCTGGACGAACTGGTCAGGGGCGATGTGGTGCGCCTTTCTGCCGGCGACATGATACCCGCCGACATACGTCTGCTTGATTCCCGCGATCTTTTCGTAAGCCAGGCTGTGCTGACCGGCGAATCCCTGCCTGTGGAAAAATACGATACCCTGTCTGCCGTGGCGGAAAAATGCGCGCATGCCGAAGGCGCATCCGGCCAGGCGCTTGATTCGCGCAACATGTGCTTTATGGGAACCAACGTGGTCAGCGGCACGGCTACGGCCCTTGTGGTTGCCACCGGCGCGCGCACCTACTTTGGCTCCCTGGCGAAAAACATTGTGGGCAGCCGCGCCCAGACGGCCTTTGATAAAGGAGTCAACAGCGTAAGCTGGCTGCTTATCCGTTTCATGCTCCTTATGGTTCCGGTTGTTTTTCTTATCAACGGCTTCACCAAGGGAGACTGGAGCGATGCCTTCATGTTCGCTCTGGCCATCGCCGTGGGCCTGACCCCGGAAATGCTGCCGATGATCGTCAGCGCCAACCTTGCCAAAGGCGCTGTAGCCATGTCGCGCCGTAAGGTTGTAGTAAAACGGTTGAATGCCATTCAGAACTTCGGGGCAATGGACATCCTGTGCACCGACAAAACCGGCACCCTTACCCAGGACAAGATCATCCTTGAGCGGCACGTCAACCCGCTGGGCTTTATGGATGACTCTGTGCTGGAGCTTGCGTGGCTCAACAGCTTTCACCAGAGCGGCATGAAAAACCTTATGGACAGGGCCATTGTCCACTACGGAGACACGGCGGAAAACGGCCTGCCCAAGCACCTGCGCAAGGTGGACGAACTGCCTTTCGACTTTGTACGCCGCCGCCTTTCCGTGATTGTGGCAGAGTCCGACACGGAACACCTGCTGGTATGCAAGGGAGCCGTTGAGGAAATGCTCTCCATAGCCTCCAGTGTATACGTGCAGGGCAAGGTTGTGGCAATGGATGAACAATGGCGTGAACGGCTCATGGATCTGACGCGCTCGTACAACCGCGACGGCTTCCGGGTGCTGGCCCTCGGCACAAAGGTTTTCAGGGGCAGCGAAGTCCGCGAACAGTACACCACGGCGGCAGAAGGCAATCTTGCCATCAGGGGCTTTCTTACTTTTCTTGATCCGCCCAAAGACAGTGCAGGCCCGGCTATTGCCGCGCTGCGCGAGCACGGCGTGACAGTCAAGGTACTTACGGGCGACACGCCTGTCATCACTGCCAAAATCTGCCATGACGTGGGGCTGGAACCGGGAACCGTCCTGATCGGAAACGATGTGGACGCCATGAGCGATACCGAGCTGCTGGCGGCCTGCGACAGCCATGACGTGTTCGCCAAGCTCACGCCCATGCAGAAATCGCGCATCATCAAGACGCTGCAACAAGGCGGGCATACCGTGGGCTTTCTTGGCGACGGCATCAATGATGCCCCCGGCCTGCGCGACGCCGACGTGGGCATTTCCGTAGATACGGCCGCTGACATCGCCAAGGAATCCGCAGATATCATTCTGCTGGAAAAAAGCCTTATGGTTCTTGAGCAAGGGGTAATCAAAGGCAGGGAAACATTTGGCAACATCATGAAATACCTGAATATGACCGCAAGCTCCAACTTCGGCAACGTATTCTCGGTATTGGTGGCCAGCGCCTTTATCCCCTTTTTGCCCATGCTGCCCGTACAGTTGCTGCTCCAGAACCTGATGTACGACTTTTCGCAACTTTCCCTGCCGTGGGACACGGTAGACAAGGAGTTTCTGCAAAAGCCGCGTAAATGGGATGCGAAAAATATCGGCCGCTTCATGGTCTGGATCGGCCCCACGTCTTCGATCTTTGACATTACCACCTATGCGCTCATGTGGTTTGTCTTCGGCGCGGCCAGTGTTGAGATGCAGTCTCTCTTCCAGTCCGGCTGGTTTGTCGAGGGGCTTCTTTCCCAGACGCTGGTAGTACACATGCTCCGCACCAGAAAAATCCCCTTTGTGCAGAGCACAGCGGCCCTGCCCGTGCTGCTGCTGACAGGGGCCGTCATGGCACTCGGCATCTATATTCCCTTTTCTCCGCTAGGCGGGCTGGTGGGCCTGCAGCCGCTGCCCTGGAGCTACTTCCCCTGGCTGGTTGCCACCCTGCTTTGCTATTGCTGCGTGGCTCAGGGCATGAAGGTGATCTACATGCGCAGGTTCGGCCGCTGGTACTAG
- a CDS encoding manganese efflux pump MntP — protein sequence MTIFAVFLLAIALSMDAFAVAVVSGCALQKPKVCHYVRLSAAFGFFQFAMPVIGWWLGVSVREYMEAWDHWIAFVLLGWIGGKMALSGLRALRNRESCACPSVDPTAGRNLVVLGVATSIDALAVGLSLAILGTPIWADAAIIGIVCAVITACGVYLGKTLANLCALNGWAELAGGLTLLAIACNILREHQVF from the coding sequence ATGACGATTTTCGCCGTCTTTCTGCTGGCCATAGCCCTGTCGATGGACGCTTTTGCCGTGGCCGTGGTCTCTGGTTGCGCCCTGCAAAAGCCCAAGGTTTGCCATTATGTGCGCCTTTCTGCCGCCTTTGGTTTTTTTCAGTTTGCCATGCCGGTTATCGGATGGTGGCTGGGCGTGTCTGTGCGGGAGTATATGGAAGCGTGGGATCATTGGATTGCTTTTGTGCTGCTGGGCTGGATTGGCGGCAAGATGGCTCTTTCGGGCCTGCGGGCGCTCAGGAACCGTGAATCCTGCGCCTGCCCTTCGGTCGATCCCACCGCCGGGCGCAACCTTGTGGTGCTTGGGGTGGCTACCAGCATCGATGCTCTGGCCGTGGGCCTTTCCCTGGCTATTCTTGGTACGCCCATCTGGGCGGATGCGGCCATCATCGGCATTGTTTGCGCGGTGATCACGGCTTGTGGCGTGTATCTCGGCAAGACACTGGCCAATCTTTGTGCTCTCAACGGATGGGCGGAACTGGCGGGAGGCTTGACGCTGCTTGCCATTGCCTGCAACATTCTGCGGGAGCATCAGGTTTTCTGA
- a CDS encoding OsmC family protein, producing MSTVSAKYLGDLRVECVHNQSGTKIITDAPSDNQGKGEAFSPTDLCATALGACAMTIIGIYGKNHGVDVTGTEVEITKAMSADPRRIGKIEVIFKMPPRAYSAREKASIERCTASCPVHLTLHPEVEQVFTFIWQD from the coding sequence ATGTCTACTGTCAGCGCCAAATATCTCGGTGACCTGCGCGTGGAATGCGTACACAACCAGAGCGGCACCAAAATTATCACCGATGCCCCCAGCGACAACCAGGGCAAAGGCGAAGCCTTTTCGCCCACAGACCTTTGCGCCACGGCCCTTGGGGCCTGCGCCATGACGATTATCGGTATTTATGGCAAAAATCACGGTGTGGATGTAACCGGTACGGAAGTGGAAATCACCAAGGCCATGAGCGCAGATCCGCGCCGTATCGGCAAGATTGAAGTTATCTTCAAGATGCCGCCGCGCGCATATTCTGCCAGAGAAAAAGCCAGCATAGAGCGCTGCACGGCTTCCTGCCCCGTGCATCTGACGCTGCACCCCGAAGTGGAGCAGGTCTTTACGTTTATCTGGCAGGACTAG
- a CDS encoding glycosyltransferase family 2 protein produces the protein MSAAPLVSVIIPSYNYGPLLPEAVASALSQRTDGLDVEVIVVDDGSTDNTPEVAGTLGGGVVYIRQKNQGLAAARNTGLRAARGDYAAFLDADDLYAEHLLAGQVQVFAENPDLDMVICRCVEKKEGAGVLHMWPLVSSHWDVHSCHANLAPVHCHLTRMGLVRRAGFFDTALKSCEDHDFWLRCHGLGARVGVNPLGLVIYRKHGDNMTHNAERMFFHDALMHIKVHGMLADLPAYPSDKLGGWLAHAAACLFSTEVMAFNKNMSDKMQDLFVQAVRHVASMVRGGRGETDAQLLRIRSYYVAKCLLLALPMEERLAPEAVRAVMILRHLFPEIGQLAPQTLEARTAKHYARLCLSNPLGLRRAD, from the coding sequence ATGTCCGCAGCGCCGCTGGTTTCTGTCATCATTCCTTCCTACAATTATGGCCCGCTGCTGCCCGAAGCCGTGGCAAGCGCCCTCTCGCAGCGCACTGACGGCCTTGATGTGGAAGTCATTGTGGTCGATGATGGTTCCACTGACAACACACCTGAAGTTGCCGGAACCCTGGGGGGGGGCGTTGTTTATATCCGTCAGAAAAACCAAGGCCTTGCCGCTGCACGCAATACCGGTTTGCGGGCAGCGCGAGGAGATTACGCGGCTTTTCTCGACGCGGACGACCTGTATGCGGAGCATCTTCTGGCAGGCCAGGTGCAGGTTTTTGCGGAAAATCCTGATCTGGACATGGTTATCTGCCGCTGTGTGGAAAAGAAGGAAGGGGCTGGTGTGCTGCACATGTGGCCTCTGGTCAGCAGCCATTGGGACGTGCATTCTTGCCATGCCAACCTGGCTCCGGTGCATTGCCACCTGACGCGCATGGGCCTTGTGCGCCGGGCGGGATTTTTTGATACGGCGCTCAAGTCCTGCGAAGATCATGACTTCTGGCTGCGCTGCCACGGTCTGGGGGCCAGGGTAGGAGTGAACCCCCTGGGGCTTGTCATCTACAGAAAACACGGCGACAACATGACGCATAATGCCGAGCGCATGTTTTTTCATGACGCCCTCATGCATATCAAGGTACACGGCATGCTCGCCGATCTGCCCGCCTATCCCTCGGACAAGCTCGGCGGCTGGCTGGCCCACGCCGCAGCTTGCCTGTTTTCTACCGAAGTTATGGCCTTCAACAAAAATATGTCAGACAAGATGCAGGATCTCTTTGTGCAGGCCGTGCGCCATGTCGCATCAATGGTCAGGGGGGGGCGCGGCGAGACGGACGCGCAGTTGCTCCGTATTCGTTCGTACTATGTTGCGAAGTGCCTGCTTCTGGCCCTGCCCATGGAAGAACGGCTTGCACCCGAGGCTGTCAGGGCGGTCATGATACTGAGACACCTTTTTCCCGAAATTGGACAGCTCGCGCCGCAGACGCTGGAAGCCCGGACGGCAAAACATTATGCCCGGCTGTGTCTTTCAAATCCTTTGGGCCTCAGGCGCGCTGATTAA